The following proteins come from a genomic window of Burkholderia sp. PAMC 26561:
- a CDS encoding TlpA family protein disulfide reductase — protein MNFGFFTLPVPPLILFFSVVISLFAGRFLGRGRAHVDNALFTSVFIGLVVARASFALRYLPAYKEDLLKILDLRDRGSDPIPGLIAGACVVSWFLLRRRAVRMPLSAAVVTGALVWSTATVAMDFSRLPENIPAVSLVDVDGSIRPLTIGDGKPTIVNLWATWCRPCQAELPVLADAQASNSGLDIVFVNQGEKPEAVTDYLTSHNIHICNALLDPGLGVARAVSANAYPTTLFYDAKGRLLSVHLGQFSRATFTEAVERFYPGIAAKRAQ, from the coding sequence ATGAACTTTGGCTTTTTTACGCTACCCGTACCACCACTAATTTTGTTTTTTAGCGTCGTGATTTCTTTATTTGCTGGACGGTTTCTTGGAAGGGGCCGTGCCCACGTGGACAATGCCCTGTTCACCAGCGTCTTCATCGGATTGGTGGTCGCGCGGGCGTCGTTCGCCCTGCGCTACCTTCCCGCCTATAAAGAAGATCTACTCAAGATCCTCGACCTCCGCGATCGCGGATCCGATCCGATCCCGGGCCTGATCGCCGGGGCGTGCGTTGTGTCCTGGTTCCTTTTGCGCCGCCGTGCGGTGCGCATGCCGTTGTCAGCGGCAGTCGTAACCGGCGCTCTAGTCTGGAGCACCGCTACGGTAGCAATGGATTTTTCAAGGCTGCCCGAGAACATTCCGGCTGTCTCGCTTGTCGACGTCGACGGCTCTATTCGCCCACTAACCATAGGCGACGGCAAACCGACGATTGTGAATCTATGGGCAACGTGGTGCCGGCCTTGTCAGGCGGAGCTGCCAGTTCTGGCCGACGCGCAGGCGAGCAATTCGGGGCTCGACATCGTGTTCGTCAATCAGGGCGAAAAGCCCGAGGCAGTAACCGATTACCTCACGTCTCACAATATTCATATCTGCAACGCGCTGCTCGATCCCGGACTTGGAGTTGCAAGGGCGGTGTCGGCGAACGCCTATCCCACTACGCTTTTTTATGACGCGAAAGGCCGATTGTTATCGGTGCATCTGGGTCAGTTTTCGCGCGCGACGTTCACAGAGGCTGTTGAGCGGTTCTATCCTGGGATTGCAGCAAAGAGGGCTCAGTAA
- a CDS encoding DMT family transporter, translating into MIRRRIPICFIRAYIRSAMTSYIGGLFVEQFVTRYSGPLHRNLKGQRERFCAPNRSSYDMLNVVGPVIFVLMWSTGLVVARAIVSHASLGTFLFVRMMLSAGLLGGIALLMKEKWPSPKQLLLHLSAGALLHGVYLCAAYWTVARGMPAGIMSLMGSMQPLVTAAALFFIDREVPPTRTLAGLATAFAGVVCVLAPALSNNGYGHIGVSNIVAAITAVIGMTAGTIIQRGRLSSDGVRVSGSIQNVGGAMVALVGMFFGSFGRWDNLPIVWFSLIWSVVGLSVGAVLLLIWMVRSQGAAKMSTLLLAVPALAAAEAWFIFGEKLTFVQIIGFVLAVSGVVVARGKAKALPQQRVQVKKLGNA; encoded by the coding sequence ATGATTCGCCGCCGCATTCCCATCTGCTTCATACGTGCGTACATTCGTTCTGCGATGACCTCCTACATCGGGGGACTTTTTGTCGAGCAATTTGTGACGCGCTACTCGGGTCCATTACACCGCAATCTCAAAGGTCAGCGTGAGCGTTTCTGCGCGCCAAACAGGAGTTCGTACGATATGCTTAACGTCGTTGGACCAGTCATATTCGTCCTCATGTGGTCCACGGGACTTGTCGTTGCACGTGCAATTGTGTCGCACGCGTCCTTGGGCACGTTTTTGTTCGTTCGGATGATGTTGAGTGCGGGTCTGCTCGGTGGGATCGCCCTTCTGATGAAGGAAAAGTGGCCATCTCCCAAGCAGTTACTACTCCATCTGAGCGCCGGTGCGCTGCTACACGGCGTCTATCTATGCGCGGCTTACTGGACGGTGGCCCGTGGAATGCCGGCAGGAATAATGTCTTTGATGGGTAGCATGCAGCCGTTGGTAACCGCGGCGGCGCTTTTCTTTATCGACCGCGAGGTACCGCCGACTCGTACGTTGGCCGGTCTGGCGACGGCCTTTGCCGGCGTCGTTTGTGTGCTCGCTCCAGCGCTCAGCAATAACGGCTATGGTCATATTGGCGTTTCTAATATCGTCGCCGCAATAACTGCTGTAATCGGCATGACAGCTGGAACCATCATTCAGCGTGGGAGACTATCCAGTGACGGGGTACGCGTATCCGGAAGCATCCAAAATGTCGGCGGAGCAATGGTTGCTCTAGTTGGGATGTTTTTTGGTTCGTTTGGTCGATGGGATAACTTGCCCATTGTTTGGTTTAGTTTAATATGGTCTGTCGTAGGACTTTCGGTCGGCGCTGTATTGCTGCTGATTTGGATGGTTCGATCTCAAGGAGCCGCCAAGATGAGTACGTTGTTGCTGGCGGTACCTGCACTCGCCGCGGCCGAGGCTTGGTTCATATTCGGGGAAAAATTAACATTTGTTCAGATCATCGGTTTCGTTCTGGCCGTATCAGGCGTTGTCGTTGCTCGTGGAAAAGCCAAAGCCCTCCCGCAGCAACGAGTCCAAGTAAAAAAATTGGGCAACGCCTAA
- a CDS encoding SH3-like domain-containing protein, which translates to MTTPGFPHLSRAQGASSQQTLSRRSWLKALAASGAAVAMGYSAFASARALELPISGVVNRDGRVSPFKVGDQVAVSMRYPIGHYRTPFYLRGKQGLVVRVVDQHVNPEEEAFGRNAGSPLWVYQVRFSQRDLWPDYTGASEDHLQLETFENWLEKA; encoded by the coding sequence ATGACAACACCTGGTTTCCCTCATTTGAGTCGCGCACAAGGTGCGTCATCGCAACAGACGCTTTCCCGGCGGTCATGGCTAAAGGCGTTAGCTGCTAGTGGCGCCGCCGTTGCGATGGGCTACAGTGCCTTTGCCTCGGCAAGAGCTCTTGAGCTACCCATTTCCGGAGTCGTCAACCGAGACGGGCGCGTTTCCCCCTTTAAAGTCGGCGATCAAGTCGCGGTTTCTATGCGCTATCCGATCGGGCACTACCGGACGCCTTTCTATCTTCGCGGCAAGCAGGGATTGGTCGTCCGGGTAGTCGACCAGCACGTCAATCCAGAGGAAGAGGCATTCGGGCGGAATGCAGGTAGCCCGCTTTGGGTTTATCAGGTCCGATTCTCTCAAAGGGATTTGTGGCCCGACTATACGGGCGCGAGCGAAGACCATCTCCAACTTGAAACTTTTGAAAACTGGCTTGAAAAGGCTTAG
- the nthA gene encoding nitrile hydratase subunit alpha, whose translation MAEEHVHDHSEHAAIEHDDMPSYYAILELSIRELLIERGLITADEVRHQIEVLDSRSPTLGAKLVARAWTDPKFKERLLANGNSASEEMGISIYDDTQFTVLENTDSVHNLIVCTLCSCYPRPVLGLPPDWYKSKPYRSRAVREPRSVLAEFGTHIADNVEVRVNDSTSNLRYLVLPVRPKGTEHYTEAQLAKLVTRDTMIGVSVPHA comes from the coding sequence ATGGCTGAAGAACACGTACACGATCATTCGGAGCATGCGGCGATTGAGCATGACGATATGCCTAGCTACTATGCGATCCTCGAATTGTCGATTCGCGAACTGCTCATTGAGCGAGGCTTGATCACCGCCGATGAGGTACGTCACCAGATTGAGGTTCTCGACTCGAGATCGCCCACGCTTGGCGCGAAACTAGTTGCTCGCGCGTGGACGGACCCCAAGTTCAAGGAAAGGCTTCTTGCGAATGGGAATTCAGCCTCCGAAGAAATGGGAATCTCAATCTACGACGACACGCAGTTCACTGTTCTTGAAAACACCGATTCGGTTCACAACCTCATTGTCTGTACGCTTTGTTCTTGTTACCCCCGCCCAGTATTGGGCTTGCCCCCAGATTGGTATAAAAGTAAGCCGTATCGCTCGAGAGCCGTACGAGAACCGCGTTCCGTTCTCGCAGAGTTTGGCACTCATATCGCTGACAACGTCGAAGTGCGTGTCAACGACTCGACATCAAATCTGCGTTACTTAGTGTTGCCCGTCAGACCTAAGGGTACCGAGCACTACACGGAAGCACAGTTGGCTAAACTGGTTACGCGCGACACCATGATTGGTGTTTCCGTCCCGCACGCTTAA
- a CDS encoding SH3-like domain-containing protein, translating into MIDTSMLVKKLVNDFGGTGAHEPVPMAEHELLPWEKRCHALLDVLDFHKIVNTEEKRRGTEEIGAEMAAKLTYYEKWIVSASHCLLQKGVLTPDEIGRKTKEVSVRLGVPV; encoded by the coding sequence GTGATCGATACATCGATGCTTGTCAAAAAGCTTGTCAACGACTTTGGCGGGACGGGCGCCCACGAGCCTGTTCCCATGGCTGAGCACGAGCTTTTGCCATGGGAAAAACGCTGCCATGCACTCCTGGACGTTCTTGATTTTCACAAGATTGTGAACACCGAAGAGAAGCGCCGCGGTACAGAAGAAATCGGAGCTGAGATGGCAGCGAAGCTGACGTACTACGAAAAGTGGATCGTGTCCGCATCGCACTGCCTACTGCAAAAAGGCGTGCTGACACCCGATGAAATTGGACGTAAGACCAAGGAAGTTTCCGTCCGCCTCGGTGTCCCAGTTTAG
- a CDS encoding HoxN/HupN/NixA family nickel/cobalt transporter produces MFAQVIAIFSQSNKPIRRKLVGTYGFLIGLNIVAWLWAFIAFRLHPVLLGTALLAYGFGLRHAVDADHIAAIDNVTRKLMQDGKRPVTVGLFFSLGHSSVVILVSVAVAVIATAMTGRFAQYKAIGAIVSTSVSTLFLLTVALMNVLILISILKTLRRVRGGGAYVDDEFDALLSKRGLISRILRRVFRFVSASWHMFPLGFLFGLGFDTSSEISLLGLSADQAAHGLSPWAIMVFPLLFSAGMSLVDTVDGHLMLGAYGWAYLQPLRKIYYNATITLISVAVAIIVGGVEALGLIADRFKPQGQLWDIVGALNENFGTLGYVIIGVFIFSWFVSGWIHRRQTFNTNELKG; encoded by the coding sequence ATGTTTGCGCAGGTCATTGCCATTTTTAGTCAATCCAACAAGCCAATTCGTCGCAAGTTAGTTGGCACATACGGCTTCCTAATCGGCTTAAACATTGTAGCGTGGCTATGGGCCTTCATTGCATTCCGGTTACATCCAGTTCTACTGGGCACCGCTTTGCTCGCTTATGGCTTTGGCTTACGCCATGCGGTAGACGCGGACCACATCGCGGCGATTGATAATGTGACGCGCAAATTGATGCAAGATGGCAAACGCCCGGTCACTGTTGGTTTGTTCTTTTCCCTCGGACATTCAAGCGTCGTTATTTTGGTTTCCGTAGCGGTCGCTGTTATAGCCACCGCGATGACGGGTCGTTTCGCGCAGTATAAGGCGATCGGGGCAATAGTTAGCACGTCAGTATCGACGCTTTTCCTGCTCACGGTTGCCTTGATGAACGTGCTTATTCTTATTTCGATCCTGAAAACTTTGCGTAGGGTGAGGGGTGGAGGCGCCTACGTCGACGACGAATTTGACGCACTACTTTCAAAGCGCGGTCTTATCTCCCGGATACTCCGGCGGGTGTTTCGTTTTGTCAGCGCAAGCTGGCATATGTTTCCGCTTGGCTTCCTCTTCGGGTTGGGATTCGATACCTCAAGCGAGATATCGTTGCTCGGCCTGTCTGCGGACCAGGCAGCGCACGGGCTGTCACCTTGGGCGATTATGGTATTTCCGCTTCTTTTCAGCGCAGGTATGTCGCTCGTTGACACAGTTGATGGCCACCTGATGCTCGGCGCCTATGGTTGGGCTTATCTACAACCGCTTCGAAAAATTTACTACAATGCAACGATAACGCTTATCTCTGTCGCGGTGGCGATCATTGTAGGCGGCGTCGAAGCGCTTGGGTTGATCGCTGATAGGTTTAAGCCACAGGGTCAATTGTGGGATATCGTGGGTGCTTTGAACGAGAATTTCGGCACTTTAGGTTATGTGATCATAGGTGTGTTTATCTTTAGCTGGTTCGTCTCCGGTTGGATCCACCGCCGTCAAACGTTCAACACTAACGAGCTCAAGGGATAG
- a CDS encoding AraC family transcriptional regulator, whose protein sequence is MDALDRLIELSRLRGSLQKRCLLGGDWSLDHARMPDGEALFHVVVSGECVLRLRDGPETVLRAGHIAMLPRGDAHVLSVHRRVGADVHTSALTSHFNGAVTVSTNSQTNDPDIDLLCGRFDYLPNALLIAVLPDIVVAPFLSGNVSDLASIVGIMRREADQAGPGALSIVSALCTALFAMMLRAHVALQPASVDILTLLASPRIGASVIAMLERPAEKWTIELLAERSAMSRATYTRAFSALSVDSPMVLLARIRMQLAGMLLSRTLKPIAEIADDVGYQSESAFSKKFKDAFGVGPGLFRQTRV, encoded by the coding sequence ATGGATGCACTTGACCGGTTGATCGAGCTAAGCCGTCTTAGAGGGTCGCTGCAAAAGCGCTGCCTTTTAGGCGGAGACTGGTCCCTCGACCACGCCCGGATGCCCGACGGCGAAGCGCTGTTTCACGTCGTTGTCAGCGGGGAGTGCGTTCTTCGACTACGCGACGGTCCCGAAACTGTGCTACGTGCTGGTCACATCGCCATGCTGCCGCGCGGCGATGCACACGTGTTATCTGTGCATCGTCGGGTAGGCGCCGACGTCCACACTTCCGCCTTGACAAGTCACTTCAATGGCGCGGTCACAGTAAGCACAAACAGTCAAACGAATGATCCGGACATTGACCTGTTATGCGGAAGGTTTGACTATTTGCCGAATGCGCTCTTGATCGCTGTCCTACCTGATATTGTTGTCGCGCCCTTTTTGAGCGGTAATGTAAGCGATCTGGCAAGTATTGTAGGAATTATGCGAAGGGAAGCCGACCAGGCTGGGCCTGGCGCACTTTCAATTGTGTCCGCGCTATGTACCGCGTTGTTTGCCATGATGCTACGGGCACATGTCGCGCTTCAACCGGCATCGGTGGACATATTGACATTGCTTGCCAGCCCGCGTATTGGGGCCTCCGTCATCGCCATGCTTGAGCGCCCTGCGGAAAAATGGACGATCGAACTGCTTGCGGAACGCTCAGCGATGTCACGCGCCACGTACACTCGTGCTTTTTCCGCTTTGAGCGTCGATTCGCCGATGGTCCTGCTCGCTCGCATACGGATGCAACTCGCCGGTATGCTTCTTTCTCGAACCTTAAAACCCATCGCCGAAATAGCGGATGATGTTGGTTACCAGTCAGAATCCGCGTTTAGCAAAAAATTTAAGGACGCCTTCGGGGTAGGCCCAGGGCTATTCCGGCAAACGCGTGTTTGA
- a CDS encoding MBL fold metallo-hydrolase translates to MIFRQFFDPASSTFTYLLVSRENGEALIIDPVKSQSETYVAAINAMGARLVHAIDTHTHADHITALGDLRDATGCVTIMGDMSKALCVSQRVREGDLLKVDGIELKAIYTPGHTDESFSFVLNPAKPQAVFSGDVLLIRGSGRTDFQGGDARRSWDSIVNKLFTLPDETVLYPAHDYKGCTASTIGDERRLNPRLAGRTESEYVATMEGLRLPNPAMMDIAVPANLACGQ, encoded by the coding sequence ATGATCTTCCGACAGTTCTTCGATCCAGCGTCAAGCACATTCACGTACCTTTTGGTATCGCGCGAAAATGGCGAGGCGCTGATCATCGATCCCGTCAAATCGCAGTCGGAGACCTACGTGGCGGCGATTAACGCCATGGGTGCGCGACTCGTTCACGCGATTGATACCCATACGCACGCCGATCACATCACAGCACTAGGTGACTTGCGTGATGCAACGGGTTGCGTGACGATCATGGGCGACATGTCCAAAGCGCTGTGTGTGTCGCAACGTGTGCGTGAGGGCGATCTGCTGAAGGTGGATGGGATTGAACTGAAGGCGATCTATACGCCGGGCCATACCGATGAATCGTTCAGTTTTGTACTGAATCCGGCAAAGCCGCAAGCCGTTTTTAGCGGCGACGTATTGCTGATTCGCGGCAGCGGCCGCACCGACTTCCAGGGCGGGGATGCCCGCCGCTCCTGGGATTCAATCGTCAATAAGCTCTTTACGTTGCCCGACGAAACCGTGCTCTACCCGGCGCATGACTATAAAGGCTGCACAGCGTCGACCATAGGCGATGAGCGTCGGCTTAATCCTCGTCTGGCCGGCAGGACTGAAAGCGAATATGTCGCCACTATGGAAGGGCTTCGTCTGCCGAATCCCGCGATGATGGACATCGCCGTTCCTGCAAACCTGGCGTGTGGACAATAG
- the cynS gene encoding cyanase — protein sequence MISGRTEVTQMIVSAKVAKGLKWSDIAEKIGQSKEWTTAACLGQMTLNKAQAEMMGEIFGLSEEAVAWLQIVPYKGSLPSAVPTDPLIYRWYEIVSVYGTTIKELIHEEFGDGIMSAIDFSMDIQREADPKGDRVKVVLSGKFLPYKSY from the coding sequence ATGATTTCCGGTCGCACTGAAGTAACACAAATGATCGTATCCGCCAAAGTCGCCAAGGGTTTGAAATGGAGCGATATTGCCGAAAAAATCGGGCAGAGCAAGGAGTGGACGACCGCCGCGTGTCTGGGTCAGATGACACTGAACAAGGCTCAGGCAGAAATGATGGGGGAGATTTTCGGATTGTCCGAAGAAGCCGTGGCGTGGCTGCAAATCGTCCCTTACAAGGGCTCGTTGCCCAGTGCTGTGCCGACCGACCCGCTGATCTATCGCTGGTATGAAATCGTCAGCGTGTATGGCACCACGATCAAGGAATTAATCCACGAAGAATTTGGCGACGGCATCATGAGCGCCATCGACTTTTCGATGGACATCCAGCGCGAAGCGGACCCGAAGGGCGACCGTGTAAAAGTTGTTTTATCCGGAAAATTCCTGCCGTACAAGAGCTATTAA
- a CDS encoding ABC transporter ATP-binding protein: MLTDTASQTGQTANAAPFIRVEGLSKRYKKDAPPVFENVSFAIGQGEFVCVIGHSGCGKSTILNVVAGLEEASSGHVIMGNREISGPGLDRGVVFQGHALLPWLTVEANIAFAVRSRHPTWTRAQIAEHGMRFIDMVGLKGSEKKKPSELSGGMKQRVGIARAFALEPKMLLLDEPFGALDALTRGVIQDELLKICAATRQTVFMITHDVDEAILLSSKIMLMNNGPRARIAEIVVNTLPADRQRETIHHDPQFYRIRNHLVDFLVRRSREFGPSDEDEQTQPRLVRPGLDNDGASAGHSGALIRAIA; encoded by the coding sequence ATGTTGACTGACACGGCTAGCCAGACGGGACAGACGGCGAATGCGGCCCCTTTCATCCGCGTTGAAGGCCTTTCCAAGCGATACAAGAAAGACGCGCCACCCGTCTTCGAGAACGTCAGTTTTGCCATTGGGCAAGGCGAATTTGTCTGCGTAATCGGACATTCCGGCTGCGGGAAAAGTACGATCCTTAACGTAGTTGCCGGGCTTGAAGAAGCAAGCAGCGGCCACGTCATCATGGGCAACCGGGAGATATCAGGGCCGGGGCTTGACCGCGGCGTGGTGTTCCAGGGACACGCGCTTCTGCCGTGGCTCACGGTGGAAGCGAACATTGCGTTCGCCGTGCGGTCGCGGCATCCAACATGGACGCGCGCGCAGATAGCGGAGCACGGCATGCGGTTCATCGACATGGTGGGATTGAAGGGCTCGGAAAAGAAAAAACCGTCCGAGTTGTCAGGGGGCATGAAACAGCGCGTCGGCATTGCGCGGGCCTTTGCCCTCGAACCCAAAATGCTGTTACTCGACGAACCGTTCGGCGCGCTCGACGCCCTCACCCGTGGCGTCATTCAAGACGAGTTGCTGAAGATCTGCGCGGCAACGCGGCAGACCGTCTTCATGATCACGCACGACGTGGACGAAGCCATCCTGCTTTCCAGCAAGATCATGCTGATGAACAACGGGCCCCGTGCGCGAATTGCAGAGATTGTCGTGAACACGCTGCCGGCTGATCGCCAGCGCGAAACCATTCATCACGACCCGCAGTTTTATCGGATACGCAATCACTTGGTCGACTTCCTCGTGCGTCGTTCGCGTGAGTTCGGGCCGTCCGATGAAGACGAGCAAACCCAGCCGCGTCTCGTGCGTCCAGGCCTGGACAACGACGGCGCGTCCGCAGGACATTCCGGCGCGCTCATCCGGGCCATCGCTTGA
- a CDS encoding ABC transporter permease translates to MSLSTRLTLRHRAALCSLAVLALLVIVWEAATLPDVPTAKIQTTASAEATEYAMLMGKIPETGAADSAPAKVTGFPTPAQFVEEASTQIAHPFHDDGPNDKGIGIQLGFSLVRVATGYILALLVAVPLGFLIGMSELAFLTFNPFIQVLKPISPLAWMPIALYTIKSSSASAVFVIFICSVWPMLVNTVFGVAAVRRDWLNVARTLEVPPLRRALTVILPAAAPTIVTGMRISMGIAWLVIVAAEMLVGGTGIGYFLWNEWNNLSLSNVLFSVLLIGLVGMGLDFLFAQLQRKVTYVD, encoded by the coding sequence ATGTCGCTATCAACGCGTTTAACGCTCAGGCATAGGGCCGCGCTGTGCTCGCTGGCGGTGCTGGCGCTGCTGGTCATCGTCTGGGAGGCGGCAACGTTGCCTGACGTACCAACCGCCAAAATACAGACAACAGCAAGCGCCGAAGCCACTGAATACGCCATGCTGATGGGCAAGATTCCGGAGACGGGTGCAGCGGATTCAGCGCCAGCGAAGGTGACCGGTTTTCCGACTCCGGCGCAGTTCGTCGAGGAAGCATCGACGCAGATCGCGCATCCCTTCCATGACGACGGTCCGAACGATAAAGGGATTGGCATTCAGCTCGGCTTTTCGCTTGTCCGCGTAGCGACCGGTTATATCCTGGCGCTGCTTGTGGCCGTGCCGCTTGGCTTCCTGATCGGCATGTCAGAGCTCGCGTTCCTGACATTCAATCCCTTTATCCAGGTACTCAAGCCCATCTCGCCCCTTGCCTGGATGCCAATCGCGCTTTACACCATCAAGAGTTCATCGGCCTCCGCCGTGTTCGTGATCTTTATCTGCTCCGTCTGGCCCATGCTGGTCAACACCGTGTTCGGTGTAGCGGCGGTCCGCCGTGACTGGCTAAATGTTGCGCGCACACTCGAAGTGCCGCCGCTGCGACGGGCGCTGACCGTGATCTTGCCGGCTGCCGCACCTACTATCGTGACCGGCATGCGCATCTCAATGGGTATCGCATGGCTTGTGATCGTCGCGGCCGAGATGCTAGTGGGCGGCACGGGCATCGGCTATTTCCTGTGGAACGAATGGAACAACCTGTCGCTGTCCAACGTGCTGTTTTCGGTGCTGCTAATCGGGCTGGTCGGCATGGGCCTCGATTTCCTCTTTGCTCAACTTCAACGCAAGGTGACGTATGTTGACTGA
- a CDS encoding CmpA/NrtA family ABC transporter substrate-binding protein — protein sequence MESHNRYGPFDGHTALGGCACGRHPSQAEHVRASATDADSLSRDFVEAAAVRALFPRDTARRAFIRAVGKSAAIAAVYSVLPISAMQEAFAEDKSGNLEKRDLNVGFLPVTCATPLIAAEPLGYYKEQGLNVTLRKVGGWALVRDQMLNHELAASHMLAPMPLAISMGIGSQPSPTRVATIQNVNGQAIVLALKHKDNRDPRNWKGFRFAIPFDFSMHNFLLRYYLAEHGIDPDRDVQLRVTPPAEMIANLRAGNIDGFLGPDPFNQRAVFDEVGFIHVLSRDIWAGHPCCSFSVPEAFIRQNPNTFAALYRANLKAAAFAHESSNRPALAKMISAPAYLNQPELVVRQVLTGTFADGLGHVQRVPDRVDFDPLPWYSMAVWMMTQMKRWGYVKGEVDYQALAEKVFLMTDARNAMRQVGEPIPAAANAGGYRPITVMGHPFDSSRPDDYLHSFAIKRA from the coding sequence ATGGAGAGCCACAACCGTTACGGTCCTTTCGACGGTCACACGGCGCTAGGCGGCTGCGCATGCGGACGGCATCCAAGTCAGGCGGAGCACGTCCGAGCCAGCGCGACCGACGCTGACTCGCTCTCAAGGGACTTTGTAGAGGCGGCTGCAGTGCGCGCGTTGTTCCCCCGCGATACCGCGCGGCGCGCGTTTATCCGTGCGGTCGGCAAGAGCGCCGCGATAGCCGCGGTGTACAGCGTGCTGCCCATATCAGCGATGCAGGAAGCTTTTGCCGAAGACAAGAGCGGCAACCTCGAGAAGCGCGACCTGAACGTCGGCTTCCTGCCGGTCACGTGCGCGACGCCGCTCATTGCCGCCGAACCGCTTGGCTACTACAAAGAGCAGGGACTCAACGTCACCTTACGCAAAGTCGGCGGTTGGGCACTCGTCCGGGACCAGATGCTGAACCATGAGCTTGCCGCGTCCCACATGCTTGCGCCTATGCCGCTGGCGATATCGATGGGAATTGGTTCGCAGCCCTCCCCAACCCGGGTGGCAACCATTCAGAACGTCAATGGCCAGGCCATCGTACTCGCGCTGAAGCACAAGGACAATCGCGATCCGCGCAACTGGAAAGGCTTCAGGTTTGCGATTCCCTTCGATTTTTCGATGCACAACTTCCTGCTGCGTTATTACCTGGCGGAGCATGGCATCGACCCGGATCGCGACGTGCAATTACGCGTGACGCCACCCGCTGAGATGATCGCAAATTTGCGGGCGGGCAACATCGACGGATTTCTTGGACCGGACCCGTTCAACCAGCGTGCTGTGTTCGATGAAGTGGGATTTATTCACGTGTTGTCGCGAGACATCTGGGCGGGTCATCCGTGCTGTTCGTTCAGCGTGCCCGAGGCGTTTATCCGGCAGAATCCGAACACGTTTGCCGCCCTTTACCGTGCGAATCTGAAGGCGGCCGCGTTCGCCCACGAGTCTTCGAATCGCCCTGCGCTCGCGAAAATGATCTCGGCGCCGGCCTATCTGAACCAACCGGAACTCGTCGTGCGCCAAGTGTTGACAGGAACCTTCGCCGACGGCCTCGGCCACGTTCAACGCGTGCCCGATCGCGTCGATTTCGACCCGTTGCCATGGTATTCCATGGCGGTCTGGATGATGACGCAGATGAAGCGATGGGGTTACGTCAAGGGCGAGGTGGACTATCAGGCGCTCGCTGAAAAAGTCTTCCTGATGACCGATGCCCGCAACGCGATGCGTCAGGTCGGCGAGCCGATCCCCGCTGCTGCAAATGCCGGCGGTTACAGGCCTATCACCGTCATGGGCCACCCGTTCGATTCGAGCCGTCCTGACGACTACCTTCATAGTTTCGCCATCAAGCGCGCGTGA